In the genome of Candidatus Methylacidiphilales bacterium, the window GGCCGTTTTCCGCCCGTAGCAGCCAGATCTTCGGCTCCGACGGATTGTACTCCACGTACAATTCGGTCGACGGCACCGTGGGACGGGTGGGTTACCTGGCCTACTACAACCACCGGGAAAGTGAGGGGTTCCGCTCGGCCAACAGCGACTATGTCCTGGATGGAGCGGCGGTGAAGTTCGTCATCGACGGGCAAACCGACACCCGATGGATATTCAACATGGACGCCTACGAGGAAGCACACGGCGAACCCGGAGGGCTGACCCTGGCGACCGGCCCGGGAACGGTGAACTACAATGCCGACCGTAACCAGGCCAGCCGTGAGTTCGACCGCTTCCACCTGCGCCGCTATGTGCCATCCCTGGCCTTCGAGAAAGATTTCAGCGAAGAAACCCGCCTGGAAGTGCGGACCTGGGGCGGCTATTACGAACGCGGCAGCCGCCGCCAACGTGGCGGAGGATTCGGCACGGTCCCCACCGGTGCCGCGGCGCTGACCAACGACATCGAACTGCAGGAATTCTTCACCTGGGGCTTGGATGGAAGGGTGGCCCACGACTGGCAGGCCTGGGGCGGGAATCACACATTCTCCGGGGGCTTCACCACCTACTTTTCCCATTCACCCCGCACCGACCGCCGGGGCGGCAGTCCGGATGCCACCGAAGGCTTCCTCCGCCGCGATGCCCACCGGGGGACGGCCAGTGGCGCCGTCTTTGTGGAAAACCGTTTTGTCTTCGGTTCGCTGTCCCTGACACCCGGCATCCGGGTCGAGCAATTGCACCAGCGCGTGCTCTCCCGGCAGGTTGTGGCCCCCGTGTCCTCCCGCGAGGAACACCAGGACGAGACCGTTCCCCTGCTGGCCCTGGGCCTGGCCTATGACACCGGTAGAGACACAGAAGTTTACGCCAACGTTTCCCAAAGCTACCGTCCGGTGATCTTCACCGAGGCCCTGAGTCCCGATCCGACCACCGTGGTGGCGGGCGACATCGAGTCGGGGAACAGCTGGACCTACGAGGTCGGTTGGCGGGGCACACCGGTGTCCTGGGCGCAGTGGGACACCAGCCTTTTCCTGATCGACCTCGACAACAAATACGGCACGGTCACCGTGGGTGGCGTGAACACGATCACCAGTGTGGGCCGGGCGATCAATTACGGTTGGGATGCCGCGGTGGAAATCGATCTGATCGGGCTCTACGACCAATGGCAACAGGATGATCTGGGTGCGCGGGCCGGCAAAATCAGCCTCTATGCCAACAGCACGCTCATGAGTTCGGAAATCCACGGGGGGGTTTCCGACGGGAAAGACCCGCAATACGCCCCGGACGCTTCCTTGCGCGGCGGGGTCATCTATCGGTGGCAGGACCGGGCCAAGGTGGCCTTCCTCGGAACCTGGGTCGGTGAACACTTTGCCAACGATTCGGAAACCGCCAACCGGCACATTCCCGCCTACATGGTCTGGGATCTGACCGCGGAAGTGAATGTCTACCGGGACCACGTCTCACTCCTTGGAGGCGTCAAAAATCTGCTGGACGAGGACTACTACGCGCGCATCCGTGGCGACGGGATCGACCCGGCCTATGGGCGCAATTTCTACGTCGGCTTGAAGCTGCAATACTGAGGAAGGGAAAGGCCTTTTTCACCACAAAGGCGCGAAGAGCACGAAGAGAAGGCTGCTTTATTGTAGACGGGGATTCCCATCCCCGTGGCTCGTTCAGATCTCGTTGCTCTTACTCGATCTCGTGCTCGTTCTCTCCAATTCAGAGAGCACGAGAATGAGAACGAGTGCGAGAACAGTGGCAGATTAAATGCAAAATTCTCTAACAACCACGGCCTACGGCATGACAGTTGGATTCAGCATCACCGAATAGTGAACAAAAGAAATAGCCGCCCAACCCCTTTCTTTCTCCGTGTCCTCTGTGCCCTCTGTGGTTAGCCAACTGCATACTCACGGCTAAAAGCGGTCCTCACTCGCGATAATCCGGGAAGCGCTTCCGCAATTCGAGCAACTTGGCATCGGCCTCGGTGGTCATGCCGGCCAGACGCTGGGCTTTCTCCGCCCGCCAGAGGGCGCGTGGCGTCAGAAGCGGGTCATCCATCAGCAGGGCCAGCGTGGCGTAGTATTTCGCCGCGTCCACGTAGTTCCGCCGGCCCATGGCGATGTCGCCCAGGAGCAGGCGACCGCGGGCGTTGAATTCGCCCTCGGGATTCTGGCGCAGGATTTGTTCGGCCAGGGTCTGGGCGTCATCGAAGCGGGCCGCCCCGATCAGGGCCTGGGCCAGGGGTTCGAGGACGGTGCTGCGGTTGGCTTCCTCGGGGAAGTCGAGCCGGAACTGGTTCCATTCCTTGATGGCGGCACCATGGTTCTGGATTTTGGACATGAGCAGGGCCAGTCCGAGTTGCGAACGCTTGCGCTGGGCCGGATCCTTGCTGGCGGCCAGGACGATGCGGTAATAAACAGCCCCCGAACCCGGGTCATCGCCCTTGGCCAGTTCCTGGCCCAACCATTCGTAAACCGACAAAGCCACCGCCGGTGCCTTGGGGTTTTTCTGTCGCCAGGCATCGTAGGCCTCCACTTCCGTGCGCAGGCCGGGCAGGTCGGCCCGCAGCAAGGCCAGCCGGATCAACTGTTGGGTGGCCGGCCCGAAGTAACGCGCCGCATCCAGTTTGCGTGCCGCCTCCCAATTCGGCCGCGAAGCCTGGTCATCACCCAGTTGCTGGATGGCCCCGGCCAGCAGGTAATGGGCCTCCGGGGTGTTGGCGCTGTTGGGGAATTCCTTCAAATGGGCCTGGAGCAGGGAACGCATGGGGGCGAGCTTGCCCAGGCTTCCGGCCAGCAGGGCCGTCTGCCAGAGCGTGTTTTCGCGGTCTGCATCCTTGGGGAAATCCTGCACTCGGGCCGTCCAGGATGTGAAGGCGGCCTCGGGGTCCTTGTCACGCAGGGCGGCCTGTCCCTGCATCCAGAGCGCACTGCTGCGCAGGGAGGTCTTGGGAAAATCAGCCAGAAGCCGGTCGAAGGCCTTGCGGGCCTGGGGCCAGTCGCCCAGTCCGAGTGCGGCACGCCCCCACCGGAAGAGAACACCCTCGCGAACGACGGATTGCAGGGCGGCAAAGGCCTCCGTTTGCCCGGCCAGGTCGGCCAACATCGGGGTGCAGGTTTTGAAGTCGCCACGGTCGAAAAAGGCCTCGGCCCGCAAAAGCTGGACGGTGGGCCGCCGGGTGGAATTGGGGAAGCCGCCGAGAAAGCGCGCGGTTTCCGGGACCAGGTCGGGGTTGTTTTGCCCGCGCAGGATGAGGATGCGGGCCCAGACCGCCGATTCCGCCATTGGATCGTTGGGAAATTCCTTGAGGAAGAAGTCGTATGCCTCCAACGCGGCCTGATCCTGTTTGGTGAGACGGGTGGACTCCGCCACCAGGAACAGGACCTGCGCGCGGGAAGCCTCGGGAAAGGCCGGTCGCACTTCGCGGTAGATTTCCAGCAGGCGGGCATGGTCGCCGGCGGCGAAGGCCGACTGGAGCAGGCCCAGGTGCGCCAGTTGTCTCCAGAAGTCGGGGGCGTTGGTTTTGCGGACGACTTCAAAGTTGGCCGCGGCCTCGCGCCAGGCGCCCGAGGCGTAGGCCAGATTGCCCGCACGGACGCCGGCCTCGGCCCGGAGGGCCGGGTCGCCGGTCCGGGCCAGGACCTCCTTGAAGGCCTGGCTGGCGATGGAGCTTTTCCCTTCGCTGGCCGCGAGCGTCCCCTGCTTCAAGCGTGCGTAATCGGCGTAGGGGTGTTCTTTCTTCTCCCGCACCAGGGCCTCGATGTTGGGACGGGCGAGGGCCAGGTCCTTGAGATTGTCGGCGGCCAGGACGGCCAGATAATGCGCGCGGAGTTGGAGTTCGCGCTCCGAGGCCGTCGCTCCGTCCTGCAGGGCGGGCAGCGCTTCCTTCCAACGGGCCTCGGCGGCCAGCATTTCGCCTTCAAGCAGGCGGGAAGGCGGTCGCCAGGGGGAGCCGGAGGCGGGGTATTGCTTCTGGCGCAGGGCCAGGGTGTTTCGGGCCTCCTCGAAGCGGCCCAGTTGGCGGTAACAGGAGGCGATTCGGAACAGGGCCTCCTCGGCACGATCACCCTGGCCGTGATAGCGCAGGACGTCTTCGTAGAGGAGGAGGGCGCGGCCCGGGTCCTTGGACTTCTCGAAGGAAAGCCCCTGCCCGATCAACTGGTCGGCGGCGGGCTGGAGATCCTCCAGGTTCAGAATCTGGGGGGTGGGCTCTGGGGCTGGGCGGGCTGCCTGGGCGTAGGTGGAAGGGGGGCAAAGGCAGATGGAAACGGGCGGTGAAAGGACCCCGACGAGAACCAAGGCCGAAGCTGCCGATCGCTTCTGGGTGCCGCGCATGGGGGTCAGACTACCATAGACACCCGGCCCGGGTCATATGAAAAGCCATGCATCAATCAACCTAATGGCCTTGCCCGCCCTGTTCGATTGAATTACGCTCCCCCCATAGCTCCGCAAGAATGTCACACAAATGCAACATTCGGGCTTTAATGCATCGCAAAATTGACTTTGTGCATACACGGTTCAACCGCTTATGAAGAGCGAACGTGGAATAGCGAATAGCGGAAGTTCAGGCATAACGTCCGGCCCTCGGTGCCCTTGCCGGACGTCCTTTCCGCCATCTGCCATCCGCCGTCCGTCATCTGCCTTCACTCTGATCGAGTTGTTGGTGGTGGTCGGGATCATCGCCATCCTGCTGGCCCTCACCATCCCCTCGATCACCGGACTGGCGGGATCGGCGGGCCGTAAGGGGGCGGTCAACGTTTTGCTGAACACCTTCGAACAGGCCCGGGCCTATGCCCTGGAGGGCAGCGTCAACACCTACGTCGGATTTGCCGACAAGAACTTTCCCGAGGAAGCCATGCGCTACCGGGCGTTCATCGTGTTTCGGGAGAAGACGGATGACGACCCGGCCGGCACGGGCGAGTATGTGCCTTTGACGAAATGGGAAACGCTTCCCAAAACCATCAGCTTCAAGAGCGAGAACCAGTCCCTGCTGGCGGACTATTATCTGGCTTTGACCGACACATCCGTTCCTCGCCTGTCCTCGGGTGCGCAACTCCCCGTTCTGGCCTTCAATCCCAGCGGGGCCATCCAATCATTGCACACCACTGCGAGGCTGCGGGTGTTTCTTTACGAGGGCTATTTTCTCAACAATCAGGACAACTTCGTCCGGCAAGCGGCTTTCCAGCGCTCCTCGAGCGGCTTGTTTGAATGCATCACCTTTTCCCGGTTCACCGGCCGCGCCCAAGTGGATGTGACGACGACACAATGACTACAAGTTTTCCGTTTTCAGTTCCCGGTTTTCAGTTCGCCGGAACAGGGCGTCGCGTCGTTTTCCAAAACGGGAAACAAAGCAGTCGCGCCGCCTTCACACTGATCGAAATCGCCGTTTCGATGGCCATCATGTCCTTTGCCTTGGTGGGCATACTGGGCTTGTTTCCCGTGGCCTTGGATACCGCACGGGACAGCAAGGCGGAGACACAGATCGGATTATTGGCCCGCAGGATTGAGTCCGACCTTCGCACAAGCCAGCACTGGCAGATCAGTTCCGGGAACGGCAGCCAGACCCTCGATTGGTCAGGTGAAGTATTCAACTCCCCCAATCTGGATGACGTGGACGATCCACAAAAATACACGCGCATCACGTTCAGTTGCAGTTTGAATGGCACCGCATCACAAAAAGCTCCCGATGCTTATCTGGCCTACAGTCTGAATGACGATCTGGATTTGCAACCAAAAGGCACCCCGGTCAGCGCAACTGATTACTCAAACGGCCAGGCCGGGGCCGGTTATCTGGCCCGAGTCCGCACCGAGTACAATCCCGCAGCCTTCCCGGGCATGGTCTGTGTCCTGGTCGACTTGTCCGTGCCTGGTTCGGTCAAGGAATCGGATCGGCGAACCTACACCTTTTTCACCCTCCTTGGACGACGCCAATGATACCCAT includes:
- a CDS encoding type II secretion system protein — translated: MKSERGIANSGSSGITSGPRCPCRTSFPPSAIRRPSSAFTLIELLVVVGIIAILLALTIPSITGLAGSAGRKGAVNVLLNTFEQARAYALEGSVNTYVGFADKNFPEEAMRYRAFIVFREKTDDDPAGTGEYVPLTKWETLPKTISFKSENQSLLADYYLALTDTSVPRLSSGAQLPVLAFNPSGAIQSLHTTARLRVFLYEGYFLNNQDNFVRQAAFQRSSSGLFECITFSRFTGRAQVDVTTTQ
- a CDS encoding tetratricopeptide repeat protein, encoding MRGTQKRSAASALVLVGVLSPPVSICLCPPSTYAQAARPAPEPTPQILNLEDLQPAADQLIGQGLSFEKSKDPGRALLLYEDVLRYHGQGDRAEEALFRIASCYRQLGRFEEARNTLALRQKQYPASGSPWRPPSRLLEGEMLAAEARWKEALPALQDGATASERELQLRAHYLAVLAADNLKDLALARPNIEALVREKKEHPYADYARLKQGTLAASEGKSSIASQAFKEVLARTGDPALRAEAGVRAGNLAYASGAWREAAANFEVVRKTNAPDFWRQLAHLGLLQSAFAAGDHARLLEIYREVRPAFPEASRAQVLFLVAESTRLTKQDQAALEAYDFFLKEFPNDPMAESAVWARILILRGQNNPDLVPETARFLGGFPNSTRRPTVQLLRAEAFFDRGDFKTCTPMLADLAGQTEAFAALQSVVREGVLFRWGRAALGLGDWPQARKAFDRLLADFPKTSLRSSALWMQGQAALRDKDPEAAFTSWTARVQDFPKDADRENTLWQTALLAGSLGKLAPMRSLLQAHLKEFPNSANTPEAHYLLAGAIQQLGDDQASRPNWEAARKLDAARYFGPATQQLIRLALLRADLPGLRTEVEAYDAWRQKNPKAPAVALSVYEWLGQELAKGDDPGSGAVYYRIVLAASKDPAQRKRSQLGLALLMSKIQNHGAAIKEWNQFRLDFPEEANRSTVLEPLAQALIGAARFDDAQTLAEQILRQNPEGEFNARGRLLLGDIAMGRRNYVDAAKYYATLALLMDDPLLTPRALWRAEKAQRLAGMTTEADAKLLELRKRFPDYRE
- a CDS encoding type II secretion system protein — encoded protein: MTTSFPFSVPGFQFAGTGRRVVFQNGKQSSRAAFTLIEIAVSMAIMSFALVGILGLFPVALDTARDSKAETQIGLLARRIESDLRTSQHWQISSGNGSQTLDWSGEVFNSPNLDDVDDPQKYTRITFSCSLNGTASQKAPDAYLAYSLNDDLDLQPKGTPVSATDYSNGQAGAGYLARVRTEYNPAAFPGMVCVLVDLSVPGSVKESDRRTYTFFTLLGRRQ
- a CDS encoding TonB-dependent receptor; its protein translation is MKILPHFLICVKGTFAVFLITVFSLDVGRISAEVTAAEGNSGQAALREPVLLEGAQMQEEIIVQAESEYDARVQDRFLPPVQGTKIYSGKKASVLDLDALPQVVANDYRQALSSTPGLLYSEESTPLVSIGYRGIGDPHRTQFMQVLKDGVPIHADPYGYPEAYYTPPLDVVDRLEFVRGGGGLMYGPQPGGALNYVTAMPRTDRPFSARSSQIFGSDGLYSTYNSVDGTVGRVGYLAYYNHRESEGFRSANSDYVLDGAAVKFVIDGQTDTRWIFNMDAYEEAHGEPGGLTLATGPGTVNYNADRNQASREFDRFHLRRYVPSLAFEKDFSEETRLEVRTWGGYYERGSRRQRGGGFGTVPTGAAALTNDIELQEFFTWGLDGRVAHDWQAWGGNHTFSGGFTTYFSHSPRTDRRGGSPDATEGFLRRDAHRGTASGAVFVENRFVFGSLSLTPGIRVEQLHQRVLSRQVVAPVSSREEHQDETVPLLALGLAYDTGRDTEVYANVSQSYRPVIFTEALSPDPTTVVAGDIESGNSWTYEVGWRGTPVSWAQWDTSLFLIDLDNKYGTVTVGGVNTITSVGRAINYGWDAAVEIDLIGLYDQWQQDDLGARAGKISLYANSTLMSSEIHGGVSDGKDPQYAPDASLRGGVIYRWQDRAKVAFLGTWVGEHFANDSETANRHIPAYMVWDLTAEVNVYRDHVSLLGGVKNLLDEDYYARIRGDGIDPAYGRNFYVGLKLQY